In Caproicibacterium amylolyticum, a genomic segment contains:
- a CDS encoding alpha-amylase family glycosyl hydrolase, whose protein sequence is MPEWLKKAVFYEIYPQSFFDTNGDGIGDINGIAQKLEYIQGLGCNAIWINPCFDSPFMDAGYDVRDYKKVAPRYGTNEDLTALFEKAHRLGMHVLLDLVPGHTSEEHAWFKESCKAQKSEFTNRYVWTNSVWENPKEYHFITGRAQRDGNYMVNFFSTQPALNYGFAKITQDWQLPTDHPDCIASREAIKDVIRFWLDRGCDGFRVDMAGSLVKNDDENRTATGAIWKNIRQMLDQAYPQAALVAEWCHPEQSLPAGFHCDFFLNEKGNGYYSLLRDVDAESGEPNSFFRAKSHGDVTKFLDEYQKMHRDAENYGYVGLITCNHDTERLGGSLTAQEMKLAYAFLFTLPSIPFLYYGDEIGMRYRKGMVSKEGGYFRTGTRTPMQWTDGRNAGFSEAPAQALYLPVDDAADAPNVEQQMGDPDSLYETVKSLLALRSKYADLGADAPFEVLFAEKNTCPLLYRRGRFVMALNPSEQAASAPIAVHGKNVFSIGAPTVVSETAITVPPQSFSVIAEDAVG, encoded by the coding sequence ATGCCGGAGTGGCTGAAAAAAGCAGTATTCTACGAAATTTACCCACAGTCATTTTTTGATACAAATGGCGACGGAATCGGTGATATCAACGGGATCGCGCAAAAGCTGGAGTATATCCAGGGGCTTGGCTGCAACGCGATTTGGATAAACCCCTGCTTCGATTCTCCTTTTATGGATGCGGGATATGATGTGCGCGATTATAAAAAAGTTGCGCCTCGCTATGGAACAAACGAAGATTTAACAGCACTTTTTGAGAAAGCCCATCGCCTTGGAATGCATGTGCTGCTGGACTTGGTGCCCGGGCACACCTCAGAGGAACATGCGTGGTTTAAGGAAAGCTGCAAGGCACAAAAAAGCGAGTTTACAAATCGCTATGTGTGGACCAACAGCGTGTGGGAAAACCCGAAAGAGTATCACTTTATTACCGGCCGTGCACAGCGCGACGGTAACTATATGGTGAATTTTTTCAGTACCCAGCCCGCACTGAATTACGGTTTTGCAAAGATTACACAGGACTGGCAGCTGCCTACTGACCATCCGGACTGCATTGCATCCCGCGAAGCCATTAAGGATGTAATTCGGTTTTGGCTGGACCGCGGCTGTGACGGCTTCCGTGTGGATATGGCGGGTTCACTGGTCAAGAATGATGACGAAAACAGGACGGCAACCGGTGCCATCTGGAAAAACATTCGTCAAATGCTGGACCAAGCGTACCCGCAGGCGGCGCTGGTTGCTGAGTGGTGCCACCCGGAGCAGTCACTTCCTGCGGGATTCCACTGCGACTTCTTCCTGAACGAAAAGGGCAACGGCTACTATAGTTTGCTGCGGGACGTTGATGCGGAAAGCGGAGAGCCAAACAGCTTTTTCCGGGCGAAAAGTCACGGCGATGTGACGAAGTTTTTGGATGAATATCAGAAGATGCACCGTGATGCTGAAAATTACGGCTACGTCGGTCTGATTACCTGTAACCACGACACCGAGCGTTTGGGCGGCAGCCTGACAGCACAGGAAATGAAACTGGCCTATGCATTCCTGTTTACACTGCCCAGCATTCCGTTCCTGTATTACGGCGATGAAATCGGCATGCGCTACCGCAAAGGAATGGTCAGCAAAGAGGGCGGCTACTTCCGCACGGGTACCCGTACACCAATGCAGTGGACAGACGGCCGGAACGCAGGCTTCTCTGAAGCGCCTGCGCAGGCGTTGTATCTTCCCGTGGATGATGCAGCAGACGCACCGAATGTAGAGCAACAGATGGGTGACCCGGATTCCCTTTATGAAACAGTAAAAAGTTTGCTGGCTCTGCGCAGCAAGTATGCGGATTTGGGCGCGGATGCACCGTTTGAGGTGCTGTTTGCAGAGAAAAACACCTGCCCGCTCCTTTATCGGCGCGGCAGATTTGTTATGGCACTGAATCCGTCAGAGCAGGCTGCGTCTGCACCGATTGCGGTGCATGGGAAAAATGTGTTTTCCATCGGTGCGCCGACAGTGGTCTCAGAAACTGCAATCACAGTTCCGCCGCAGTCATTCTCTGTGATTGCAGAGGATGCTGTGGGCTGA
- the gtfA gene encoding sucrose phosphorylase yields the protein MNFNNQIMLITYADGVGKNLKELDDVLEKHYQGAIGGVHILPFFPSSADRGFAPVRYDIVDPAFGDWKDIQRLSNRYYLMFDFMINHISRQSKYFKDFAEKKDASEYRDMFIRYKDFWPNGEPTEADVDLIYKRKPRAPYVEVPFADGTTEKVWCTFDDEQIDLNFKSDVTKRYVRETLRFLAGQGASIIRLDAFAYAAKKIGTNCFFVEPDIWEILSSVQKDMDQSGQMILPEIHEHYTIQLKLAEKGYWVYDFALPMLVLYTLYLGDTAPLKHWLKICPRKQFTTLDTHDGIGVVDVKDLLTDEQVEKTQNCLFEQGAHVKRVYNSELYHNMDIYQINCTYYSALGNDDDAYLLARALQFFAPGVPQVYYVGMLVGENDVELVEKTKQGRDINRHNYTVEEVDANMQRPVVKRLRSLMRFRNSCPAFNGQCVVADTDDHTIEIHRVSDGCEAVLHADLSDKRFVITYRDEQGNVETVDLD from the coding sequence ATGAATTTTAATAACCAAATCATGTTGATTACTTACGCAGACGGCGTAGGAAAAAACCTGAAAGAGCTTGACGATGTTTTGGAAAAACACTACCAGGGAGCAATCGGCGGTGTGCACATCCTGCCGTTCTTTCCGTCTTCGGCAGACCGCGGGTTTGCACCCGTACGGTACGATATTGTTGACCCGGCTTTCGGCGACTGGAAAGATATTCAAAGGCTTTCCAACCGGTATTATTTGATGTTTGATTTTATGATCAATCATATCTCCCGACAGTCCAAGTATTTTAAAGATTTTGCGGAGAAGAAGGATGCTTCCGAATACCGTGACATGTTTATCCGCTACAAAGACTTTTGGCCGAACGGCGAGCCTACAGAAGCCGATGTTGACCTGATTTACAAGCGGAAACCGCGCGCACCTTATGTGGAGGTGCCCTTTGCGGACGGTACAACAGAAAAAGTGTGGTGCACCTTTGACGATGAGCAGATTGACCTGAACTTTAAAAGTGACGTAACAAAGCGCTATGTACGTGAAACGCTGCGTTTCCTTGCAGGGCAGGGGGCATCCATTATCCGTTTGGACGCGTTTGCCTATGCGGCAAAGAAAATCGGGACCAACTGTTTCTTTGTTGAGCCGGACATCTGGGAAATCCTGTCCTCCGTACAAAAGGATATGGACCAAAGCGGCCAGATGATTTTGCCGGAAATTCATGAGCACTACACGATTCAGTTAAAGCTTGCTGAAAAGGGCTATTGGGTGTATGACTTTGCACTGCCCATGCTGGTCCTTTACACGCTGTATCTGGGCGATACGGCACCGCTGAAGCATTGGCTGAAGATTTGCCCGCGCAAACAGTTCACTACGCTGGATACACATGACGGCATCGGTGTGGTTGACGTAAAAGACCTTCTTACAGATGAGCAGGTCGAAAAAACACAAAACTGCCTGTTTGAGCAGGGTGCCCACGTGAAACGGGTTTACAATTCCGAGCTTTACCACAACATGGACATTTACCAAATCAACTGCACTTATTATTCGGCCCTTGGCAATGACGATGATGCGTATTTGCTTGCCCGCGCACTTCAGTTCTTTGCACCGGGCGTACCGCAGGTCTACTATGTAGGCATGCTTGTTGGTGAGAACGATGTTGAGCTGGTGGAAAAAACCAAGCAGGGACGAGATATTAACCGTCATAACTATACGGTTGAGGAAGTTGATGCCAATATGCAGCGTCCGGTGGTAAAACGCCTGCGCAGCCTGATGCGTTTCCGCAACAGCTGTCCCGCATTTAACGGACAATGCGTTGTTGCAGATACAGACGACCATACGATTGAGATTCATCGTGTTTCTGACGGCTGTGAGGCAGTCCTGCATGCGGATCTCTCTGATAAGCGTTTTGTCATCACTTACCGCGATGAACAGGGAAATGTGGAAACGGTAGATTTGGACTAA
- a CDS encoding carbohydrate ABC transporter permease, whose amino-acid sequence MTTAVKKKFRWGKFFSSLLLWVLLVIFVLPFVVVVIDAFKTNAEIMDNPLALTSHPTFQNFIDAFNEMNYMSALGNTVLLTVVSVSLIAIASAMTAYYVVRSNSKAGKIVFYALIASMMIPFQAIMIPLVTFYGHMGILNSRPLLMYLYVGFGCGMGTFIFHGFIKTGVPISLEEAARIDGANLRQTFFLIVLPLLKPVFATLVVLDVLWVWNDYLLPSLVLTQPYQLTLPLSTYSFSGEMSVNFGPLIASLLLTILPVLIIYIFLQKYIVDGIVAGAVKT is encoded by the coding sequence ATGACAACCGCTGTAAAAAAGAAATTCCGCTGGGGAAAGTTCTTCAGTTCGCTGCTCCTGTGGGTACTGCTTGTTATTTTTGTCCTTCCTTTTGTGGTTGTTGTGATCGACGCCTTTAAGACAAATGCGGAAATCATGGATAACCCGCTTGCGCTGACCTCTCATCCTACGTTCCAGAATTTTATTGACGCGTTTAACGAAATGAATTATATGAGCGCGCTCGGCAATACCGTGCTGCTCACAGTAGTCAGCGTTTCACTCATTGCCATAGCTTCCGCAATGACAGCTTACTATGTTGTTCGTTCAAACAGTAAAGCCGGAAAAATCGTTTTTTACGCGTTGATTGCAAGTATGATGATTCCTTTCCAGGCAATCATGATTCCGCTGGTAACCTTCTACGGGCACATGGGAATCCTTAACAGCAGACCGCTGCTGATGTACCTTTATGTTGGCTTTGGCTGTGGCATGGGCACTTTCATTTTCCACGGCTTTATTAAGACCGGTGTGCCGATCTCCTTGGAAGAAGCAGCACGCATTGATGGCGCAAACCTGCGCCAGACATTCTTCCTCATTGTGCTTCCGCTGCTGAAGCCGGTGTTTGCAACACTGGTGGTGCTGGATGTTCTGTGGGTATGGAACGACTACCTGCTTCCTTCTTTGGTACTCACCCAGCCTTATCAGCTCACACTTCCGCTTTCCACGTATTCTTTCTCCGGCGAAATGTCGGTTAACTTTGGGCCGCTGATTGCGTCGCTGCTCTTAACGATTCTGCCGGTTCTAATTATTTATATTTTCCTGCAAAAGTATATTGTGGACGGTATTGTTGCGGGCGCAGTAAAGACCTGA
- a CDS encoding carbohydrate ABC transporter permease → MGQSKKWYNFKFFLAFAAPTAFIFITVIVIPFVYGLAMSFTDTNGISSTNQFVGFQNYIKVFQDKIFWKSMLTTLKYVLGCVILTNVLAFVIAYLLTTGIRGQNFLRAAFFTPNLLGGIVLGLVWRFIFQNAVVYIGTSLHIPIFEQSWLADPDKALITMVIVTVWQLSGYMMIIYVAGFMGISKDVLEAADIDGCNYMQKIIKVEAPLMVPSFIICLFLTLSRCFMVYDVNISLTKGEPFGSTVLVSLNIFREAFNNQNYGTGQAEAFLLFLIIAAISLTQVYAGKKMEVEQ, encoded by the coding sequence ATGGGACAAAGCAAAAAGTGGTATAACTTTAAATTTTTCCTCGCGTTTGCAGCTCCAACAGCTTTCATTTTCATTACAGTTATCGTAATTCCGTTCGTTTATGGACTTGCAATGTCCTTTACAGACACAAACGGTATATCCAGTACCAATCAGTTTGTCGGTTTCCAAAATTATATCAAGGTGTTTCAGGATAAAATATTTTGGAAATCCATGCTCACTACACTGAAATATGTACTTGGCTGCGTTATCCTGACCAACGTTCTGGCGTTTGTCATTGCCTATTTGCTGACAACAGGAATCAGAGGCCAGAATTTCCTGCGGGCAGCATTTTTCACACCAAATCTGCTGGGCGGCATTGTGCTGGGCTTGGTTTGGCGGTTCATTTTCCAGAATGCGGTGGTCTATATCGGCACATCGCTTCACATCCCGATTTTTGAGCAGTCCTGGCTCGCAGACCCCGACAAAGCATTGATTACCATGGTTATTGTGACGGTATGGCAGCTTTCCGGTTATATGATGATCATTTATGTAGCTGGTTTCATGGGCATTTCCAAAGATGTGCTGGAAGCAGCGGATATTGATGGCTGCAACTATATGCAAAAAATTATAAAGGTTGAAGCTCCGCTGATGGTTCCTTCCTTTATTATCTGCCTGTTCCTGACACTGTCCAGATGCTTTATGGTTTACGATGTAAATATTTCGCTGACTAAGGGCGAACCTTTCGGCAGCACAGTTTTGGTGTCGCTCAATATTTTCCGCGAGGCATTCAACAATCAAAATTACGGAACCGGCCAGGCAGAAGCATTCCTGCTGTTCCTGATTATTGCTGCAATTTCGCTGACTCAGGTTTATGCCGGCAAAAAGATGGAGGTGGAACAATGA
- a CDS encoding ABC transporter substrate-binding protein has product MKRTRITSMALASVLAASTLLAGCGQTNTASSTAGSTAAASGKVNITLLNSKSEIAKPLEKAVETFNQTNKDGITITMSTVSASSTVDETMMSKYASGNPCTINMVDPTNIASYVSKSADLSSESWVSKISPSFTSTLENGGKVYAFPFAVEGDGLIYNKNTIEKATGKTFDPSTVKSLSDLEALYKKIQAGGVAPVQISHDDWSLASHYLAYSYVTQGKSDADYYKKLKSGEASLKDNTVYNGLLNLLDLNGKYNIYKSSPMSSDYNTSDPKNIATGKAAFWFNGVWVMPNVSQFLTGDHAKDELGFLPLFADSKTSDSIAAAVTKVMLVDNTKSTPEQRKAANTFFNWLATDEAGQKALGTDMGIISAFKDAKYIPDNSLAKSLVSYINAGKTIGFANLSGDYSTKVGAFVQQYLTGAMNKDTLTKSIDSYFQSAAWVK; this is encoded by the coding sequence ATGAAAAGAACACGTATTACATCCATGGCTCTTGCCTCAGTGCTGGCAGCGTCAACACTTTTGGCCGGCTGCGGCCAAACAAACACCGCCTCCTCCACAGCAGGTTCCACTGCCGCTGCAAGCGGCAAGGTAAACATCACTTTGCTGAACAGCAAGAGTGAAATTGCAAAGCCGCTGGAGAAGGCCGTGGAGACCTTTAACCAGACCAACAAAGACGGCATCACCATTACAATGTCAACGGTGTCGGCAAGCTCTACAGTAGATGAAACGATGATGAGTAAGTATGCTTCCGGCAACCCCTGCACCATCAACATGGTGGACCCAACCAACATTGCATCATATGTCAGCAAATCTGCTGATCTTTCTTCCGAGTCCTGGGTCAGCAAAATCAGCCCTTCCTTTACTTCAACTTTGGAAAACGGCGGAAAAGTTTATGCGTTCCCGTTTGCAGTTGAAGGTGACGGCCTAATTTACAACAAGAACACGATTGAAAAAGCCACCGGAAAAACTTTTGATCCGAGCACCGTTAAGAGCCTCTCTGATTTGGAAGCTCTGTACAAGAAGATTCAGGCCGGCGGTGTTGCTCCGGTTCAGATTTCCCACGATGACTGGTCTTTGGCTTCCCACTACCTTGCATATTCCTATGTAACACAGGGTAAATCCGATGCAGATTACTACAAGAAGCTAAAGAGCGGCGAGGCCAGCCTGAAAGACAACACCGTTTACAACGGCCTGCTGAATCTGTTGGATCTGAACGGCAAATACAACATTTACAAGTCTTCTCCGATGTCCTCTGATTACAACACCTCTGACCCGAAGAACATTGCAACAGGCAAGGCTGCTTTCTGGTTCAACGGTGTTTGGGTGATGCCTAACGTTTCTCAGTTCCTGACCGGCGACCACGCAAAAGACGAGCTCGGATTCCTGCCGCTGTTTGCAGACAGCAAAACTTCCGATTCCATTGCCGCTGCTGTAACAAAGGTCATGCTGGTCGACAATACAAAGTCCACTCCGGAACAGCGCAAAGCTGCAAACACCTTCTTTAACTGGCTTGCCACTGACGAAGCAGGACAGAAGGCACTGGGCACCGACATGGGTATCATTTCCGCTTTCAAGGATGCAAAGTATATACCGGACAACAGCTTGGCAAAGTCTCTCGTAAGCTACATCAACGCGGGTAAAACCATTGGATTTGCTAATCTTTCCGGCGATTACTCCACAAAGGTAGGCGCATTTGTGCAGCAGTATCTGACAGGTGCAATGAACAAAGACACGCTTACGAAGTCTATTGACAGCTACTTCCAATCCGCTGCTTGGGTAAAATAA
- a CDS encoding LacI family DNA-binding transcriptional regulator, translating to MILLANIKDVAKLAGLSVGTVSRVLNNRGYISEETKNKVHEAMQQLNYVPNELAKSIFRQYTKTIGVMVPFVTHPYFGMIVQYLEHYASKMNYKIILCNSYFERDKELEYFRILKGYKVDGIILCSRNMDIHDEIQEGPPIVSIDRILSNEIPYVSSDNYQGGLLATTHLIEKGCKKIAHICGSPTLHMTANLRSNAFEETCRKNGVEPIVVATNEDQFSSMTYYNNIQKLFQKHPDVDGIFASSDIIAAQVIQIAAKEGRRIPEDLKLVGFDDVNIAALTAPPLTTIHQPIKQLCKYAFELLLDEIKGEIVPMCTILPVNLIERSST from the coding sequence ATGATTTTATTGGCGAATATTAAAGATGTAGCGAAATTGGCGGGCCTTTCCGTAGGAACCGTTTCCCGTGTTCTGAACAACCGCGGATACATCAGTGAGGAAACCAAGAACAAAGTGCATGAAGCCATGCAGCAGCTGAATTACGTACCAAATGAACTTGCAAAATCCATATTCAGGCAGTATACAAAAACCATTGGTGTAATGGTTCCATTCGTAACACACCCTTATTTCGGTATGATTGTACAGTATCTTGAGCATTATGCTTCAAAGATGAATTACAAAATCATACTCTGTAATTCTTACTTTGAACGTGATAAAGAGCTTGAGTATTTCCGAATTTTAAAGGGTTATAAAGTGGACGGTATCATTTTGTGCAGCCGCAACATGGATATTCACGATGAAATCCAAGAAGGACCGCCCATTGTTTCCATTGACCGCATCCTCAGCAACGAAATTCCTTATGTTTCGTCTGACAACTATCAGGGCGGTCTGCTGGCAACCACCCATCTGATTGAAAAAGGCTGCAAAAAAATTGCACACATCTGCGGCTCGCCGACTCTGCATATGACCGCAAATCTGCGGAGCAATGCCTTTGAAGAAACCTGCCGGAAAAATGGAGTTGAGCCGATTGTAGTTGCCACAAACGAAGACCAGTTTTCGTCGATGACCTATTACAACAATATCCAGAAACTATTTCAAAAGCATCCGGACGTTGACGGAATCTTTGCCAGCAGCGACATTATTGCCGCTCAGGTCATTCAGATTGCCGCTAAAGAGGGACGGCGAATTCCCGAAGATTTGAAACTTGTCGGCTTTGACGATGTGAACATCGCCGCCCTTACTGCCCCGCCGCTCACCACGATTCATCAGCCGATCAAGCAGCTCTGCAAATATGCCTTTGAACTTCTGCTGGATGAAATTAAAGGAGAGATTGTACCCATGTGCACAATTTTACCTGTTAATTTGATTGAGCGCAGTTCCACCTGA
- a CDS encoding glycoside hydrolase family 3 C-terminal domain-containing protein, which translates to MDIQEILKKLTLEEKAYLCSGADPWHTVSPKSFSIPQVTVSDGPHGLRRETDVPGQSEPATCFPNGSALGASWDTALLSELGAALGEECRSQGVSVLLGPAVNIKRSPLCGRNFEYYSEDPCLAGSLAAAYINGVQKEGVGTSLKHFAANNKETGRLTTDTIVDERTLREIYLSAFEYAVKNARPWTIMCAYNRLNGTYCSENKYLLTDILRSEWGFDGLVMSDWGAVSDRDKGIEAGLDLEMPGGCSIGPQKIIRAVKNGNLSEAALDKCVTRVLKLAEKAAAQKGTADKLDSKVMFEQHHALARKIAEHCMVLLKNEAVLPLKKSGHLAVIGEFAKTQRYQGGGSSHIHPTKLDVPLDEIQKAAPELSVSFSAGYSLSDDQPNTALIAEAAKAAAEADTAVIFAGLPDSYESEGFDRSHMRMPKSHIALIEAVARAQKKTVVVLSNGSPIEMPWADRVPAILESYLCGQATGGAQAAILFGDVNPSGKLAETFPRQLSDNPSYLNFPTSSPDLVQYQEGVFVGYRYYEKKQLAPLFPFGHGLSYTTFSYLAIETDHTEMQEDNTLTVRVTVKNTGSRAGREIVQLYVSDAESSVVRPVKELRDFCSIELKPDEERTVVFTLSKRAFAYYDTAMHGWTVEDGVFNILVGGSSVNTPLCASVTVHPAVPKPLSFTRHTLTAAVWDEPAARVILQKFLAKSGFTGLEAQADWMRDMPLRNLFMFGAKYTQEEFDCFIMELNRAVAP; encoded by the coding sequence ATGGATATTCAGGAAATTTTAAAAAAGCTTACACTGGAAGAAAAGGCATACCTTTGCTCCGGTGCAGACCCCTGGCACACTGTATCTCCAAAAAGTTTCTCAATTCCGCAGGTAACCGTGTCTGATGGACCGCACGGACTGCGCCGGGAAACAGATGTCCCCGGTCAAAGTGAACCGGCCACCTGTTTCCCGAACGGCTCCGCACTTGGCGCCTCCTGGGACACAGCCCTCCTTTCCGAACTGGGCGCTGCCCTGGGCGAGGAATGCCGATCTCAAGGTGTTTCCGTCCTGCTCGGCCCGGCTGTCAATATAAAACGCTCTCCGCTGTGCGGGCGAAACTTTGAATATTATTCCGAAGACCCTTGTCTGGCTGGTTCTCTTGCGGCCGCTTATATCAACGGCGTGCAAAAAGAGGGCGTCGGCACTTCCCTGAAGCACTTCGCCGCAAACAACAAGGAAACCGGGCGCCTGACCACGGATACCATTGTGGACGAACGCACACTTCGGGAAATTTACCTGAGTGCCTTTGAATATGCCGTAAAAAATGCACGGCCGTGGACAATTATGTGTGCGTACAACCGGCTAAACGGCACCTATTGTTCGGAAAATAAATATCTTTTAACAGACATTTTGCGCAGTGAATGGGGATTTGACGGTCTTGTGATGTCTGACTGGGGTGCAGTCAGTGATCGCGACAAAGGCATTGAAGCAGGTCTGGATCTCGAAATGCCCGGCGGCTGCAGCATCGGGCCGCAGAAAATCATACGTGCGGTAAAAAACGGGAATCTTTCTGAAGCGGCTCTGGACAAATGTGTCACACGCGTACTGAAGTTAGCCGAAAAAGCTGCTGCCCAAAAAGGGACAGCAGACAAACTGGATTCCAAAGTTATGTTTGAGCAGCACCATGCCCTCGCCCGGAAAATTGCAGAGCACTGCATGGTTCTGCTGAAAAATGAAGCTGTACTTCCACTGAAAAAGTCCGGACACCTTGCGGTCATCGGTGAATTTGCCAAAACACAGCGTTATCAGGGCGGCGGCAGTTCTCATATTCATCCAACAAAGTTGGACGTACCGCTGGATGAAATCCAGAAAGCCGCACCCGAACTTTCCGTTTCCTTCAGTGCGGGATATTCCCTCTCTGATGACCAGCCGAACACTGCTCTGATTGCAGAAGCCGCTAAAGCTGCGGCAGAAGCCGACACCGCTGTGATTTTCGCTGGCCTGCCGGATTCCTATGAGTCAGAAGGTTTTGACCGCTCTCATATGCGCATGCCAAAAAGCCACATTGCTCTGATTGAGGCAGTCGCACGTGCCCAGAAAAAAACAGTGGTTGTTTTAAGCAACGGTTCTCCAATCGAAATGCCATGGGCAGACCGCGTTCCCGCAATTTTGGAAAGCTACCTCTGCGGGCAGGCAACCGGCGGAGCCCAGGCTGCAATTCTGTTTGGTGATGTCAACCCCTCCGGCAAACTGGCGGAGACCTTCCCGCGGCAGCTGAGTGACAACCCCTCCTATTTAAACTTTCCAACAAGCAGTCCCGATCTCGTGCAGTATCAGGAAGGTGTTTTTGTCGGATACCGCTATTACGAGAAGAAGCAGCTTGCGCCGCTCTTTCCGTTTGGGCACGGTCTTTCCTACACAACCTTTTCCTATCTTGCTATTGAGACTGACCACACTGAGATGCAGGAAGATAACACACTGACTGTGCGTGTAACCGTGAAAAACACCGGCAGCAGGGCTGGGCGGGAAATTGTACAGTTGTATGTCAGCGATGCAGAAAGCAGCGTCGTTCGTCCTGTCAAAGAATTGCGTGACTTCTGCAGTATAGAACTAAAGCCGGACGAAGAGCGGACTGTTGTTTTCACCCTGTCCAAACGCGCATTTGCGTATTATGATACTGCAATGCATGGCTGGACTGTTGAAGACGGTGTCTTTAACATCCTTGTCGGCGGGTCCAGTGTCAATACACCGCTTTGCGCTTCTGTAACAGTACATCCCGCTGTGCCGAAGCCCCTGAGCTTTACCCGTCACACGCTGACCGCAGCGGTTTGGGATGAGCCAGCAGCCCGCGTAATTCTGCAGAAATTCCTTGCAAAATCCGGCTTTACGGGTCTGGAAGCACAAGCCGACTGGATGCGGGACATGCCTCTGCGCAATCTTTTTATGTTCGGGGCAAAATACACGCAGGAAGAGTTTGACTGCTTTATTATGGAATTAAACCGGGCCGTTGCACCTTAA